aaaaatattttatgattcggccgaatgctatgtgaggtttgaaaaaaaaaattactagtactttttaagaaaacaaatAGCATACGTTTCATTTGTCCTCCTCAACTGAGAAACCAGGACCACGTCGAGATGAATTCATTATGCTGGGAGTGAATGAATTAGGGGTGGAAGAGTATTTTATAGAAGGATAGATGTTAGTAGTAATGGTCTACTATAAGATCACAATGGTAGTGGGATAGTGGGTAGTGTGAATGTCATTCAAAGGCTTTATCATTTACTATAAAATGACAATGGTAATGGGATAGTAGGTAGTACTGGGATAGTGGGATGGTGGGATGTGACAATTCGATAGTGGGATGGTGAGATGTGACAACTCGATAGTAGGATGGTGGGATAAAGCTTATCTTTTACTGAATTGATGACATGACAATTCAGTGCCTTTACTTATATGATGGTGGGATGTACCTTTATTTATGGGATAGTGGGAGTGGGATTTGACAATTCGATAGTGTGATATTTGGATGTGACAATTCAGTTCCTTTATTTATAGGATAGTCTGATGTGTATTTATTGGATATGGGATAGTGGGAGTGGGATGTGACAATTCGATAGTGGGATTGTGGGATGTACCTTTATTTATTGGATAGTGGGATGCGACACTGATAGTATTTAATACTAGTGAATGGTGATAGAACTGTTATCTCACCATTTCGTAATCCAACTCAATATGAATTTTCATGAGGGAGGtccttcaaatttttctttccttgcatcaTCTTCCTCATCTGATGGAGACAAGGAGTCCGATACCATGATAAACAATGAGCTTCAACTCATTGACCAACAACAACAAATGATAACTGCTGCAATGCGGATATTGGCATACGGTGTGGGGGCAGATGCGACAGATGAGTATATTAAAATCGAGGAGTCCACTGCGATTGAAAGTGTAAAGAGATTTTGTCGAGCTACGATAGAGGTGTTTGGCGACTTGTATCTTCGCTCTCCTAACTCCGAGGACATTGAAAGACTTCTCCATATTGGAAAACAACGTGGATTTCCCGGAATGCTTGGAAGCCTCGATTGTATGCATTGGATGTGGAAAAACTGTCCAACGGCTTGGGCAGGAGAATATACCGGTCGGAGTGGAAGACCAACAATCATTTTGGAGGCTGTAGCTGATTACGACATGTGGATATGGCATACATACTTTGGTTTGTCAGGTTCGAACAACGACATTAATGTGTTGTCAAAATCACATCTCTATGCTAATCTGGCCAATTTAGTGGCTCCTCCTGCTAATTATATCATCCAAGGAAAAGAATACAACATGGGATACTATCTAGCTGATGGTATATATCCAAAGTGGGCCACTTTAGTTCAAACAATTCACAATCCACAAGGTCCAAAGAAGAAATACTTTGCAGCACGACAAGAGAGTTGTAGA
Above is a genomic segment from Primulina tabacum isolate GXHZ01 unplaced genomic scaffold, ASM2559414v2 Contig587, whole genome shotgun sequence containing:
- the LOC142534555 gene encoding protein ANTAGONIST OF LIKE HETEROCHROMATIN PROTEIN 1-like, translating into MVIELLSHHFVIQLNMNFHEGGPSNFSFLASSSSSDGDKESDTMINNELQLIDQQQQMITAAMRILAYGVGADATDEYIKIEESTAIESVKRFCRATIEVFGDLYLRSPNSEDIERLLHIGKQRGFPGMLGSLDCMHWMWKNCPTAWAGEYTGRSGRPTIILEAVADYDMWIWHTYFGLSGSNNDINVLSKSHLYANLANLVAPPANYIIQGKEYNMGYYLADGIYPKWATLVQTIHNPQGPKKKYFAARQESCRKDVERAFGLLQSKWAIITGPARFWSRHVLHDILTTCIILHNMIIEDERDEQMPITYYREAPILEVEMVRDEHVRFQEFLARHRQIKDKSAHYALRDALIDYLWEEYSNSEY